In the Vibrio gigantis genome, one interval contains:
- a CDS encoding DUF3261 domain-containing protein produces the protein MNKTIKIALAVVFGLLLSACSMVSQQPTGASVSIGQNTELALPMPEELGYSLTASQLISATWQKDTQQLPVQVEVTPDKVVLAGFSSWGTRILSLQYQNQTIETQVLSGLGATLPQPEQVLFNLMLTLWPAEAWAQPLQGIGWHLVNTDNSRTVFDDKKQAIIKIDYQAEPNTHKTAGNIVFKHLTQGYTITIQTLNSTIVDNPSKS, from the coding sequence ATGAACAAAACAATCAAGATAGCGCTCGCCGTAGTATTTGGCTTATTACTCAGTGCTTGTTCGATGGTGTCTCAACAGCCAACAGGCGCGAGCGTCTCTATCGGTCAAAACACAGAACTCGCCTTGCCTATGCCCGAAGAACTTGGATACTCATTAACGGCAAGTCAGTTAATTAGCGCAACCTGGCAAAAGGATACCCAGCAGTTACCCGTTCAAGTTGAAGTCACGCCCGATAAGGTTGTTTTAGCCGGTTTCTCTTCTTGGGGTACACGCATCTTATCGCTGCAATACCAAAACCAAACCATTGAAACTCAAGTGTTATCCGGCCTTGGCGCAACCTTACCGCAGCCTGAACAGGTGTTATTTAACTTAATGTTGACCTTATGGCCGGCAGAAGCATGGGCTCAACCTCTACAAGGTATTGGCTGGCATTTGGTCAATACAGATAACAGCCGCACTGTGTTTGATGACAAAAAGCAGGCAATCATCAAGATTGATTACCAAGCGGAACCGAATACACACAAAACTGCTGGCAATATTGTTTTCAAACATTTGACCCAAGGCTATACCATCACCATACAAACGTTGAATTCAACGATTGTCGATAATCCAAGTAAGAGCTAA